In Bacillota bacterium, the following are encoded in one genomic region:
- a CDS encoding ABC transporter permease subunit translates to MRIRAIIRKEWEEALRNKLLLYTSFTPPLAFVAIMVVALRQMMRAGPDQVPPQALAMVSAQFTLFLLIIPVILPTVMASYSIIGEKTSRSLEPLLATPVTVGEIMLGKGLAATIPAVLETWVAYLLTVALTRLLVGPAVAALLVSPGFYLPVLLVAPPMAGLGVLLIMIVSSRVNDPRAAQQIGALVILPLFGLFLAQMFGRLSMSPPVVGALFLGLMIANYLLLKVAVPLFQRETILTRWK, encoded by the coding sequence ATGAGAATCCGGGCCATAATACGCAAGGAATGGGAAGAGGCACTCCGTAACAAGCTGCTGCTTTACACCTCGTTTACCCCGCCGCTGGCGTTCGTCGCCATCATGGTGGTGGCGCTCAGACAGATGATGCGTGCCGGTCCCGACCAGGTTCCCCCTCAGGCCCTGGCCATGGTCTCGGCCCAGTTCACCCTGTTCCTGCTGATCATCCCCGTGATCCTGCCCACGGTGATGGCGTCTTATTCCATCATCGGGGAAAAGACGTCCCGCAGCCTGGAGCCGCTCCTGGCCACGCCCGTGACGGTGGGTGAAATCATGCTGGGCAAGGGGCTGGCCGCCACCATCCCCGCAGTGCTGGAAACCTGGGTCGCCTACCTGCTCACCGTAGCGCTGACCCGGCTTCTCGTCGGACCCGCAGTGGCAGCGCTTCTGGTAAGCCCCGGGTTCTACCTGCCGGTTCTGCTCGTTGCCCCGCCCATGGCCGGCCTGGGCGTGCTGCTCATCATGATCGTGTCATCCCGTGTCAACGATCCTCGCGCCGCCCAGCAGATCGGCGCCCTGGTAATCCTGCCCCTGTTCGGCCTGTTCCTGGCCCAGATGTTCGGACGCCTGAGCATGTCCCCGCCCGTGGTCGGAGCCCTATTCTTGGGCCTGATGATCGCCAACTACCTGCTCCTCAAAGTGGCTGTGCCACTCTTTCAGCGGGAGACCATCCTCACCCGCTGGAAATGA